In Pedobacter sp. WC2423, the following are encoded in one genomic region:
- a CDS encoding YdeI family protein, which translates to METNHVIPADLQKLFDQKEIAYKNFQSFSASSKRIILEWILKAKKTETREKRIVHTVELAERNIKANH; encoded by the coding sequence ATGGAAACTAACCATGTGATACCAGCAGATTTGCAAAAACTGTTTGATCAGAAAGAAATAGCTTATAAAAACTTTCAGTCATTTTCAGCTTCTTCTAAAAGGATTATCCTGGAATGGATCCTTAAAGCAAAAAAAACTGAAACAAGGGAAAAAAGAATAGTTCATACTGTTGAACTTGCTGAAAGAAATATAAAAGCTAATCATTAA
- a CDS encoding outer membrane beta-barrel protein, producing the protein MTRNYATLFFLCCLSIFFTLPAAAQSPTGTIKGSVIDSATNKPIDFMTIALKRDNTVIKTMVVNASGNFSFEKIAPGKYMVTAMAMGYNAKNVSVTLTNGAADLGSILMVSQSNNLKEVSVTADRPLIKQEIDRISYDIQADPESKGLTVLDMMRKVPLLSLDADDNIKLKGSGNYKILINGKPSTMVARSPKDVLRSMPASSILRIEVITTPPAKYDSEGLSGIINIITSKKIDNGYNGSLNLRYQGPVGGPGMGSFVTIKQGKFGMTAYGGTGFYSSPTTASSTIRTTTGDLPTTLVSNGTRRFDNNFRYGGVELSYEIDTLNLVTMELNPYGGYNKSYTGQLFSLKDGHNSIGYHQLGTNRFGWNGFDATLNYQLGFKGHKDRLLTFSYKNGNWGNPLENHLTFLDRANFTDPDFNQKNNSRTKEQTLQLDYIHPLKNITVEGGVKGILRTNQSNFEYESLNSTTGEFETDPARTNKFNNDQDVIGAYNSYAYKLKDWGFKAGIRAEGTFVKADFISAGSNVNTNYFNLIPTLSVNRKFKDMSSLNFGYTQRIERPGIDNLNPFVDRSNPNFWATGNPDLKAVLSNNFELTYSKFKKGSINAGLSYRFANNTIQNVAVYNEEDKITRSAFFNIGKDKALSTNLNINYPITPKWNVAMNGNIGYIWIQGTIGGQLTKNDGLTGRAYLNTGYKFEHGWKANASATFEAPEIQLQGQTSAFFFSSFSGSKEIIKDKLTLSAGVNNVFSKFRYYTNATQGANFTQNYRSQNYNRSFNVSLNWRFGKLKDAIKKNQRGIDNSDVKKSSTAGS; encoded by the coding sequence ATGACCAGGAACTACGCAACCTTATTCTTTTTATGCTGCCTCTCTATTTTTTTTACTTTACCTGCTGCCGCACAATCTCCAACAGGCACAATTAAAGGTTCGGTCATTGATTCTGCCACAAACAAACCGATCGATTTTATGACTATTGCGCTTAAAAGGGATAATACTGTGATTAAAACGATGGTCGTTAATGCCTCCGGAAACTTTAGTTTTGAGAAGATCGCTCCGGGAAAATATATGGTAACTGCAATGGCCATGGGTTATAACGCCAAAAACGTTTCAGTAACGCTTACAAACGGAGCTGCTGATTTAGGAAGCATCCTGATGGTTTCCCAATCCAATAATTTAAAGGAAGTTTCAGTTACTGCTGACCGTCCTTTGATTAAACAGGAAATTGACCGGATTAGTTATGATATACAGGCAGATCCTGAAAGCAAAGGGCTTACGGTGCTGGATATGATGCGTAAAGTTCCCTTACTGTCATTAGATGCAGATGATAATATCAAATTAAAAGGAAGCGGAAATTATAAGATACTGATTAATGGTAAGCCTTCTACGATGGTAGCCAGAAGTCCGAAGGATGTATTACGCAGTATGCCGGCTTCTTCTATTCTTAGAATAGAGGTGATTACTACGCCACCTGCTAAATATGATAGTGAAGGCTTATCTGGTATTATCAATATCATTACTTCAAAGAAAATTGATAACGGCTATAACGGGAGTTTAAATTTACGTTATCAGGGGCCGGTTGGCGGGCCTGGAATGGGAAGTTTCGTTACTATTAAACAAGGTAAATTCGGAATGACAGCTTATGGAGGAACTGGTTTTTACAGTTCTCCAACAACAGCATCTTCTACAATTAGAACAACCACCGGAGATTTACCGACTACCTTAGTCAGTAATGGCACACGCAGATTTGATAACAATTTCCGTTATGGTGGTGTGGAGTTAAGTTATGAAATTGACACCTTAAATTTAGTCACGATGGAATTGAATCCTTACGGAGGCTATAATAAATCTTATACCGGTCAGTTATTCAGTTTAAAGGATGGTCATAACAGTATTGGTTACCATCAGCTGGGTACAAACAGATTCGGATGGAATGGTTTTGATGCGACACTGAATTACCAGCTAGGTTTCAAAGGCCATAAAGATCGTCTGCTGACTTTTTCTTATAAAAACGGTAATTGGGGAAATCCATTGGAAAATCACCTGACTTTCCTGGACAGAGCTAATTTCACAGATCCGGACTTCAATCAGAAAAACAATAGCCGCACCAAAGAACAAACGTTGCAACTGGACTATATACATCCTTTGAAAAATATTACTGTTGAGGGTGGGGTGAAAGGGATATTGAGAACAAACCAAAGTAATTTTGAGTACGAAAGCCTGAATAGTACAACCGGAGAATTTGAGACCGACCCTGCACGTACGAATAAATTCAACAATGACCAGGATGTTATTGGCGCTTACAATTCTTATGCTTATAAGCTGAAAGACTGGGGCTTTAAAGCCGGAATACGTGCTGAAGGGACTTTTGTAAAGGCAGACTTTATTAGTGCCGGATCTAATGTGAATACGAATTATTTTAATCTGATTCCTACTTTATCGGTTAACCGTAAATTTAAAGACATGAGCAGTTTGAATTTTGGTTATACGCAAAGAATAGAAAGACCAGGTATTGATAATTTAAATCCCTTTGTAGATCGCTCTAATCCTAATTTCTGGGCTACGGGTAATCCTGACCTGAAAGCTGTGCTGAGTAATAATTTTGAATTGACTTACAGTAAGTTTAAAAAAGGATCAATAAACGCAGGATTAAGTTACCGGTTTGCTAATAACACGATTCAGAATGTTGCAGTCTACAATGAGGAAGATAAAATTACCAGATCTGCATTTTTTAATATAGGTAAAGATAAAGCATTGAGCACTAACCTGAATATTAACTACCCGATTACTCCAAAATGGAATGTTGCTATGAATGGAAATATTGGTTATATCTGGATTCAGGGTACTATCGGTGGCCAGCTGACTAAAAATGATGGATTAACAGGACGTGCTTATCTAAATACAGGTTACAAATTTGAGCATGGATGGAAAGCAAATGCGAGCGCGACCTTTGAAGCACCAGAGATCCAGTTACAGGGACAGACCAGTGCTTTCTTCTTCTCGTCTTTTAGCGGAAGTAAAGAAATTATCAAAGATAAGCTTACGCTTTCTGCGGGTGTAAACAATGTCTTTTCAAAATTCAGATACTATACCAACGCTACCCAGGGAGCCAATTTTACGCAAAACTATCGTTCACAAAATTATAACCGGTCTTTTAATGTGAGTTTGAACTGGCGTTTCGGAAAATTAAAGGATGCTATTAAAAAAAATCAGCGTGGCATTGATAACAGTGATGTGAAGAAAAGCAGTACTGCGGGAAGTTAA
- a CDS encoding glycoside hydrolase family 30 beta sandwich domain-containing protein, whose amino-acid sequence MNKNMSLSGCALLCFAVLFSCKKDLSSAGAAAEPTIVRANEAVSVWITTSDKSKLLQTQANVTFAPDAGTNLSTINVDEATSYQGIDGFGYTLTGASASLINGLGAGQKNTLLQELFATTGSGIGISYLRISIGASDLSAQPFTYNDLPAGQTDNNLNNFSISREMTDLVPVLKSILAINPNIKILGSPWTAPIWMKTNGAYVNGSLKPEYYDAYARYLVKYIKAMRDQGITIDAITPQNEPLNPYNNPSMVMQATDQANFIKNNLGPQFSANQIKTKIIAYDHNTDRTDYPLAVLNDAAANAYVDGSAFHLYSGNIGALTDVHNAYPDKNIYFTEQWVGGPGNFAGDLQWHVNTLIIGATRNWSRNVLEWNLAADQNYGPHTQGGCSNCEGALTVNGSNVTRNVSYYIIAHASKFVRPGAVRIASSIAGSIQNVTFKNTDGTKVLIASNSGSSSNTFKVKWGAQSFTYTLPAGAVATFKWSGSTTGNPGTAPIGQVVSLRGFNNQFVSGENGVKSMWCNRATPGDWEKFTVVDAGGGKIALMSMNKYVSSENGAASVTCSRATISEWEKFDWVVNADGKISFRGNNGLYLSSENGVNEMTCTRPAISGWEAFSLN is encoded by the coding sequence ATGAACAAAAACATGTCTTTATCAGGCTGTGCACTCCTGTGCTTTGCCGTCTTATTTTCCTGTAAAAAGGATCTCTCATCCGCTGGAGCAGCGGCGGAGCCAACAATTGTACGTGCTAATGAAGCTGTAAGTGTATGGATAACGACGTCCGACAAAAGCAAGTTATTGCAAACACAAGCCAATGTAACCTTCGCGCCAGATGCAGGAACTAATCTATCAACCATTAACGTGGACGAAGCGACTTCCTACCAGGGAATTGATGGTTTTGGCTATACCTTAACCGGAGCAAGTGCCTCTTTAATTAACGGACTTGGCGCAGGACAAAAAAACACCCTGCTTCAGGAATTATTCGCCACAACCGGATCCGGCATTGGTATCAGTTATTTACGAATTTCTATCGGGGCCTCTGATTTAAGTGCTCAGCCATTTACTTATAATGATCTTCCAGCTGGCCAGACAGATAATAACCTGAATAATTTTAGTATCAGCCGTGAAATGACAGATCTGGTTCCTGTATTAAAAAGTATTCTGGCTATCAATCCGAATATTAAAATCCTGGGTTCTCCATGGACTGCCCCAATCTGGATGAAAACAAACGGAGCTTATGTGAATGGCAGTTTAAAACCAGAATATTATGATGCGTATGCAAGATATCTGGTAAAATACATTAAAGCGATGCGCGATCAGGGAATCACTATTGATGCAATAACCCCGCAAAATGAACCTTTAAACCCATATAACAATCCAAGTATGGTGATGCAAGCTACTGACCAGGCTAATTTTATCAAAAACAATCTTGGGCCACAATTCAGTGCAAACCAGATTAAGACCAAAATTATTGCTTATGATCACAATACCGATCGTACTGATTACCCGCTGGCTGTACTGAATGACGCTGCAGCAAATGCTTACGTTGACGGTTCAGCTTTTCACTTATATAGTGGAAATATCGGTGCCTTGACTGATGTACATAACGCTTATCCTGATAAAAACATTTATTTCACAGAGCAATGGGTTGGCGGGCCAGGCAATTTCGCCGGTGATCTCCAATGGCATGTGAATACGCTGATTATAGGTGCTACAAGAAACTGGAGCCGTAATGTATTGGAATGGAATCTTGCTGCTGACCAAAATTATGGCCCGCACACGCAAGGCGGATGCAGTAATTGTGAAGGTGCTTTAACAGTTAACGGAAGCAATGTTACCAGAAATGTATCCTATTATATTATTGCACACGCTTCTAAATTTGTAAGACCTGGAGCAGTAAGGATTGCCTCCAGCATCGCTGGCAGCATCCAGAATGTAACCTTTAAAAACACCGATGGTACTAAAGTGCTGATCGCCTCTAACAGCGGGTCATCAAGCAATACCTTTAAAGTTAAATGGGGAGCACAATCTTTCACTTATACCCTTCCTGCAGGTGCAGTAGCTACCTTCAAATGGTCTGGTTCTACTACCGGAAACCCAGGTACAGCGCCTATCGGACAGGTAGTCAGTTTAAGAGGTTTCAACAACCAGTTTGTGAGTGGCGAAAACGGAGTTAAATCCATGTGGTGTAACAGAGCTACTCCTGGAGACTGGGAAAAATTCACCGTTGTAGACGCAGGTGGTGGTAAAATTGCCCTGATGTCTATGAATAAATATGTTTCTTCCGAAAATGGTGCCGCATCAGTGACTTGCAGCAGAGCGACCATCAGTGAATGGGAAAAATTCGACTGGGTAGTTAATGCTGATGGTAAAATTTCTTTCCGTGGCAATAATGGCTTATATCTTTCTTCAGAAAATGGTGTAAATGAAATGACCTGCACCAGGCCAGCTATCTCAGGATGGGAAGCTTTTAGCTTGAATTAA
- the uvrA gene encoding excinuclease ABC subunit UvrA — MTNKKEQKFTGFVKIRGAREHNLKNIDLEIPRDALVVFTGVSGSGKSSLAFGTLYAEAQRRYLESVSPYARRLFNQMAIPEVDEIEGLPPAIALQQQRGSGTTRSSVGSVTTLSNLLRMLYSRAGDYPKGQAIIYAEAFSPNTPEGACPECHGLGRVYEVTEQSMVPDDSLTIRERAIAAWPAAWLGQNFRDILTTLGYDVDVPWRDLPKKERDWILFTEEKPVVPVYAGFNPAQVKDALKNKLEPSYMGTFTGAKKYVLHTFANTQSQLMKKRVSKYMLSGECPLCHGKRLRQESLSVKFAGLDIAAMSRVTLSRLNEIFSPYVEEKTTRLTKAEKEHPEKGMVTQRIAQDLVARIGVMLDLGLGYLNLERSTPTLSPGELQRLRLATQVRSNLFGVVYVLDEPSAGLHPADTEALLRALDRLKDSGNSLFVVEHEVDVIRHADWIVDVGPFAGEKGGHVLYSGPPEGLRQVENSQTRDYIFGAQHSSPETTRTPKAWLRLENITRNNLNNLAVSFPLGVFTSVTGISGSGKSSLVSQALVELVAGELGQEAELVSEEETENLETTKVLTKDGKITEGMEAIKRLVRVDQKPIGRTPRSNLATYTGLFDQVRKLFAATEMAKSRRYDAGRFSFNVVKGRCPHCEGEGFVMVELLFLPSVYTPCPTCKGTRYNPKTLEIKYKEKNIADVLGMTVDAACEFFSAEPQVFRALDVVRQVGLGYLRLGQPATELSGGEAQRIKLATELQRVQHGNTLYILDEPTTGLHPSDVEKLMVQLNKLVEQGNTVIVVEHDMHVIAASDWVIDIGPEAGEKGGMVVACGPPALVAKSKNSRTAPYLNKFYNPEHTWKSLMPL; from the coding sequence ATGACAAACAAGAAAGAACAAAAATTTACAGGCTTCGTCAAAATACGCGGAGCACGCGAACATAATCTCAAAAATATAGACCTGGAAATTCCCCGTGATGCATTAGTTGTATTCACGGGTGTTTCTGGTTCCGGCAAGTCTTCATTAGCTTTCGGCACCTTATATGCGGAGGCGCAACGCCGTTATCTGGAATCGGTATCACCTTATGCCAGAAGGCTCTTTAACCAGATGGCTATTCCCGAAGTTGATGAGATAGAAGGTTTACCTCCGGCTATTGCTTTACAACAGCAGCGCGGATCGGGGACTACCCGTTCTTCTGTGGGTAGTGTAACTACTTTATCTAATTTACTGAGAATGCTGTATTCCAGAGCCGGAGATTATCCCAAAGGACAAGCTATTATCTATGCCGAAGCATTTTCACCCAATACTCCCGAAGGGGCTTGTCCGGAATGCCATGGTTTAGGCAGAGTTTATGAAGTCACTGAGCAGTCTATGGTTCCTGATGATTCTCTGACGATTCGCGAACGTGCTATTGCAGCGTGGCCTGCGGCATGGTTAGGTCAGAATTTCAGAGATATCCTGACCACATTAGGTTATGATGTAGATGTACCCTGGCGAGATCTTCCGAAAAAAGAAAGAGATTGGATTCTTTTTACGGAAGAAAAACCGGTAGTACCTGTTTATGCCGGATTTAATCCGGCACAGGTTAAAGACGCACTCAAGAACAAACTGGAACCCAGTTATATGGGAACATTTACTGGTGCTAAAAAATATGTACTTCATACTTTTGCCAATACGCAGAGCCAGCTGATGAAAAAAAGGGTGTCAAAGTATATGCTGAGTGGCGAGTGCCCGTTGTGTCATGGCAAACGTTTACGCCAGGAATCTCTCTCTGTGAAATTCGCTGGTCTGGATATTGCGGCGATGTCCAGAGTTACACTTTCTCGCTTAAATGAGATTTTCAGTCCTTATGTGGAAGAAAAAACCACACGTTTAACTAAAGCGGAAAAGGAGCACCCTGAAAAAGGAATGGTTACGCAGCGGATTGCTCAGGATTTAGTGGCGCGTATTGGCGTTATGCTGGACCTGGGCCTTGGATATCTGAATCTGGAAAGAAGTACGCCTACACTTTCACCAGGAGAACTACAGCGTTTAAGATTAGCGACACAGGTACGTTCCAATCTTTTTGGCGTTGTTTACGTATTAGATGAACCCTCAGCAGGATTACATCCGGCAGATACTGAAGCGTTGCTTCGGGCCCTGGATAGATTAAAGGATTCAGGAAACTCACTTTTTGTTGTAGAACATGAAGTTGATGTGATCCGGCATGCAGACTGGATTGTAGATGTGGGGCCTTTTGCGGGTGAAAAAGGAGGGCATGTTTTGTATAGCGGGCCGCCTGAAGGACTTCGTCAGGTTGAAAATTCTCAGACCAGGGATTACATTTTCGGCGCGCAGCATAGCAGTCCTGAAACAACGAGAACACCTAAAGCATGGCTTCGCTTAGAAAACATTACCCGTAACAATCTGAACAACTTAGCTGTTTCTTTTCCGCTGGGTGTATTTACAAGTGTAACAGGAATTTCAGGTTCTGGAAAAAGCAGTTTAGTAAGCCAGGCATTAGTTGAACTGGTAGCTGGTGAACTGGGTCAGGAAGCGGAACTTGTTTCAGAAGAAGAGACAGAGAACTTAGAGACTACAAAAGTACTCACAAAGGATGGAAAAATAACAGAGGGGATGGAGGCGATTAAACGTCTTGTCCGTGTAGATCAAAAGCCGATAGGCAGAACACCAAGATCAAACCTGGCTACTTATACCGGATTGTTTGATCAGGTCAGAAAGCTTTTTGCAGCAACCGAAATGGCAAAAAGCCGCCGTTATGATGCAGGGCGGTTTTCTTTTAATGTAGTGAAAGGCCGCTGCCCGCATTGTGAGGGTGAAGGGTTTGTGATGGTTGAGTTGTTGTTTTTACCCAGCGTATATACACCTTGTCCAACTTGTAAGGGTACCAGATATAATCCCAAAACACTTGAAATAAAGTATAAAGAAAAGAACATTGCCGATGTATTGGGAATGACTGTAGATGCTGCCTGTGAGTTTTTTAGTGCAGAGCCGCAGGTATTCCGCGCATTAGATGTAGTAAGGCAGGTTGGTTTGGGTTATTTGAGATTGGGACAGCCGGCAACGGAACTTTCTGGTGGTGAGGCACAACGGATTAAACTCGCTACCGAACTTCAGCGGGTTCAGCATGGCAATACACTCTATATCCTGGATGAGCCGACCACAGGGCTGCATCCGTCAGATGTAGAGAAATTAATGGTGCAGCTGAATAAGCTTGTGGAACAAGGAAACACAGTGATAGTAGTAGAGCATGATATGCATGTGATTGCAGCAAGTGATTGGGTAATTGATATTGGCCCTGAAGCGGGTGAAAAAGGAGGGATGGTGGTCGCTTGCGGCCCTCCGGCACTAGTCGCGAAATCCAAAAATAGCCGTACTGCGCCTTATCTGAATAAATTTTATAATCCTGAACATACATGGAAAAGCCTGATGCCACTATAA
- a CDS encoding class I SAM-dependent methyltransferase: protein MTSSSLQHLYGNIDIYLFDQLLKGHYNHCQKVLDVGCGGGRNLVYFFNNGFEVYGIDPNPAAINTVKTLAESLAPTHPLINFRVSSAEDMPFGEEYFDLLICSAVLHFAKNEMHFKEMLLAMWKVIKPGGFFFARLASDIGIEELISPLGNGRYLLPDGTERFLVNEQTLLDYTKELSGYLYEPIKTTNVQNMRCMTTWCLQKL from the coding sequence ATGACTTCATCTTCTCTGCAGCATCTTTACGGTAACATTGATATTTATCTTTTTGATCAGTTATTAAAAGGCCATTATAACCATTGCCAAAAAGTATTAGATGTGGGCTGTGGCGGTGGACGTAACCTGGTATACTTTTTCAATAACGGCTTTGAAGTATACGGAATAGACCCTAATCCTGCCGCTATCAATACGGTTAAAACCTTAGCCGAAAGTTTGGCACCCACTCATCCATTAATTAATTTCAGAGTTTCCAGTGCAGAGGATATGCCTTTTGGCGAAGAATATTTTGATTTATTGATTTGCAGTGCTGTGCTGCATTTTGCCAAAAATGAAATGCATTTTAAAGAGATGCTGCTGGCGATGTGGAAAGTTATTAAGCCAGGCGGTTTCTTTTTTGCCAGGCTGGCTTCTGATATCGGAATAGAAGAGCTGATCAGTCCTTTAGGCAACGGCCGGTATTTGTTGCCAGATGGAACAGAACGCTTTTTAGTGAATGAACAAACTTTACTGGATTATACCAAAGAGCTCAGTGGGTATCTGTATGAACCCATCAAAACTACAAATGTTCAGAACATGCGCTGTATGACCACCTGGTGTCTGCAAAAATTATAA
- a CDS encoding family 16 glycosylhydrolase gives MKTINLMLCLLAGAQLLSSCKKDVNTSSADSSTNTDPRAVSYQLLWSDDFNGNSVNQANWSFETGAGGWGNNEKQYYQPDNATVADGNLIITAKKQSVGGAPYTSARMITRGKKEYTYGRFEARIKLPQGQGQWPAFWMLGANIGSVGWPKCGEIDIMENVNTNSQVLGTIHWFDQAYAYYGGNTNTSPQNYHVYRVDWTPTAIKWYVDDIQFHEANIANSINGTDEFHRPFFLLLNMAVGGNLPGQTIDESRLPAKMYVDYVKVYKIVGS, from the coding sequence ATGAAAACAATTAATTTAATGCTGTGCCTGCTTGCGGGCGCACAACTTTTGAGCTCTTGTAAAAAGGATGTGAATACATCTTCAGCGGATTCTTCCACTAATACTGACCCCCGGGCAGTAAGTTATCAGCTCTTATGGTCTGACGATTTTAATGGAAATTCTGTAAATCAGGCAAACTGGAGTTTTGAAACCGGCGCTGGCGGCTGGGGAAACAATGAAAAGCAATATTATCAACCAGACAATGCGACTGTCGCTGATGGAAACCTGATCATCACTGCGAAGAAACAGAGTGTAGGCGGAGCACCCTATACTTCTGCAAGAATGATTACGAGAGGTAAAAAAGAATACACTTATGGCAGGTTTGAAGCTAGAATCAAATTGCCTCAGGGACAAGGACAATGGCCTGCATTCTGGATGCTTGGGGCAAATATTGGTAGCGTAGGATGGCCAAAATGCGGCGAAATCGACATCATGGAAAATGTAAATACGAATTCACAAGTATTAGGTACTATTCACTGGTTCGATCAGGCTTATGCTTATTATGGTGGTAACACCAATACCAGTCCTCAGAATTATCATGTTTACCGCGTAGACTGGACGCCAACTGCAATTAAATGGTATGTAGATGATATACAATTTCATGAAGCCAATATTGCCAACAGTATTAATGGTACTGATGAGTTTCACCGTCCGTTCTTCTTACTGTTAAATATGGCCGTTGGGGGTAATCTTCCGGGACAAACTATTGATGAGAGCAGATTACCTGCAAAAATGTATGTAGATTACGTGAAGGTTTACAAAATTGTAGGTTCATAA
- a CDS encoding S8 family serine peptidase, which produces MKKNNFASKNYILLPVFRTNITQQDSPNVARFLTMLSNSVDHSSTVSLASRNMHQKSSDDIPVVVLDSIEQQGAKLIQINADELANFRFSYPGLRIIEEKFYDPTVCSPKKILIQIEQVEIKTAVTVTIKDPKGKGISNVTVVLFTDFEASKGASGVTNAQGTTSLNLDKSVAERIYIYADHSYWGYFKKDVQLTSTLDIQLEPIQLDFKDSLRYFYDTDKLPKLTQKVRVGIIDTGVGPHLDLKVAGGKNLVRGEKETDYQDNGEGHGTHVGGIIGAYGKLNGVAAGVEIMSYRVFPKGRGASNFDIMKAINEAITDQCDLINMSLGQSQVDEGITSYIKEAYNAGIVCFAANGNDNRSPVSFPANDSLSIAVSAMGRLDTFPPDSVESGSVQEPYGTDKANFIADFSNIGAETDLTAPGVGIISTYPNDLYAVMDGTSMACPAAAGMAARILAGNPDLLNLPRNQTRADEMVKYLSINIKALGFGNLYEGKGMLQPPAATK; this is translated from the coding sequence ATGAAAAAGAACAATTTTGCTTCGAAAAACTACATCCTGCTTCCCGTCTTCCGTACCAATATTACCCAACAAGACAGCCCTAATGTAGCCAGGTTCCTGACCATGCTTAGTAATTCTGTTGATCATTCTTCTACAGTTAGTCTGGCCAGCAGAAATATGCACCAAAAATCAAGTGATGACATTCCTGTTGTGGTATTGGATTCTATTGAACAACAAGGTGCGAAACTTATCCAGATCAATGCGGATGAGCTGGCTAATTTCCGCTTCTCCTATCCTGGACTAAGGATTATTGAGGAGAAATTTTATGACCCTACGGTTTGTTCGCCGAAAAAAATACTGATCCAGATCGAACAGGTCGAAATAAAGACAGCAGTAACTGTTACCATTAAAGATCCCAAAGGCAAGGGGATTTCAAATGTTACAGTAGTGCTGTTTACCGATTTCGAAGCAAGTAAAGGAGCCTCCGGTGTGACTAATGCACAGGGAACAACCTCTTTAAATCTCGATAAGAGTGTTGCCGAGCGAATTTATATTTATGCAGACCATAGCTATTGGGGTTATTTTAAGAAAGATGTGCAATTGACTTCCACCCTCGACATTCAGCTTGAACCCATTCAGCTTGATTTTAAAGACAGCTTAAGATATTTTTATGATACCGATAAGTTACCTAAGCTTACACAAAAAGTCCGTGTTGGAATTATTGATACCGGCGTTGGTCCTCACCTTGATCTGAAAGTTGCAGGTGGAAAAAACCTGGTCAGAGGTGAAAAAGAAACAGATTATCAGGACAATGGAGAAGGTCATGGTACACATGTTGGCGGTATCATTGGTGCCTATGGTAAGTTGAATGGTGTAGCGGCTGGTGTGGAAATTATGAGTTACCGTGTTTTTCCAAAAGGAAGAGGAGCTTCTAATTTTGACATCATGAAAGCGATCAACGAAGCTATAACAGACCAATGTGATCTGATCAACATGAGTCTTGGACAATCACAGGTTGATGAAGGGATCACGAGCTATATCAAGGAAGCTTATAATGCCGGCATTGTCTGTTTTGCTGCCAATGGGAATGATAACAGAAGCCCGGTAAGCTTTCCGGCTAATGATAGCCTTTCTATTGCAGTTTCGGCCATGGGCAGGCTGGATACTTTTCCTCCCGATAGTGTTGAAAGCGGATCAGTACAAGAACCTTATGGTACAGATAAAGCTAATTTCATCGCTGATTTTTCTAATATTGGCGCTGAAACTGATTTAACTGCACCCGGAGTTGGAATTATTTCAACCTATCCGAATGATCTGTATGCGGTGATGGATGGAACCAGTATGGCCTGCCCCGCAGCAGCAGGTATGGCGGCAAGAATACTCGCGGGCAATCCTGACCTGCTTAATTTACCGAGAAATCAAACCAGGGCAGATGAAATGGTAAAATATCTGTCTATCAATATCAAAGCGCTGGGATTCGGAAATCTATATGAAGGTAAAGGTATGTTGCAACCACCAGCAGCCACAAAATAA
- a CDS encoding DUF475 domain-containing protein, whose translation MDFLHTILGPDIKAGLLIILNLIVIESLLSVDNAAVLATMVMDLPKDQRKRALKYGIIGAYVFRGICLFLAAWLVKIWWLKPLGGLYLLYLAFDFFRKKSAKNKLHHQEEQIDKSKSWFYKNTVGLVGTFWATVALVEVMDLAFSIDNVFAAVAFTDHIYLIYIGVFIGILAMRFVAQAFVRLMEKFTFLETAAFTVIGVLGIKLTSSLLTHFFPESPVTHLIESEKTDLFVSIFTVAIFVLPIASSLLFNFPKKSKTQDEIEKDEQSALDQD comes from the coding sequence ATGGATTTTTTACACACGATTCTGGGACCGGATATTAAAGCTGGATTACTGATTATTTTAAACCTGATTGTTATAGAAAGCTTACTATCGGTGGATAATGCTGCGGTATTAGCCACCATGGTTATGGACTTACCTAAGGATCAGCGTAAAAGAGCCTTGAAATATGGAATTATCGGTGCTTATGTATTTCGTGGAATTTGTTTATTCCTTGCGGCGTGGTTAGTCAAAATATGGTGGCTAAAACCTTTGGGAGGTCTGTATTTATTATACCTTGCTTTTGATTTTTTCAGAAAGAAAAGCGCAAAAAATAAGCTGCATCATCAGGAAGAACAAATTGATAAATCAAAAAGCTGGTTTTATAAAAACACAGTTGGTTTAGTTGGGACATTCTGGGCAACGGTAGCGCTGGTTGAGGTTATGGATTTAGCCTTTTCTATTGATAACGTTTTTGCGGCTGTCGCTTTCACAGACCATATTTACCTGATTTATATCGGAGTATTTATTGGAATTTTAGCCATGCGCTTTGTGGCTCAGGCATTTGTCAGGTTAATGGAGAAGTTCACTTTTCTGGAAACTGCTGCATTTACTGTAATCGGCGTGCTGGGTATTAAACTGACCTCATCGCTTTTAACACATTTTTTTCCTGAATCACCAGTCACCCATTTAATAGAGAGTGAAAAGACAGATCTTTTTGTATCTATTTTTACCGTAGCTATTTTCGTTTTGCCAATTGCCTCATCTTTGTTATTTAACTTCCCTAAAAAGAGTAAAACACAGGATGAAATTGAAAAAGACGAGCAATCAGCTCTTGATCAGGATTAA